Proteins encoded within one genomic window of Manis pentadactyla isolate mManPen7 chromosome 4, mManPen7.hap1, whole genome shotgun sequence:
- the LOC118932100 gene encoding F-box only protein 44 isoform X1, protein MAVGNINELPESILLELFTHMPARQLLLHCRLVCSLWRDLIDLVTLWKRKCLREGFITEDWDQPVADWKIFYFLRSLHRNLLHNPCAEEGFEFWSLDVNGGDEWKVEDLSGDQRKEFPNDQVKKYFVTSYYTCLKSQVVDLKAEGYWEELMDTTRPDIKVKDWFAARPDCGSKYQLCVQLLSSAHAPLGTFQPDPATIQQKSDAKWREVSHTFSNYPPGVRYIWFQHGGVDTHYWAGWYGPRVTNSSITIGPPLP, encoded by the exons ATGGCTGTGGGAAACATCAACGAGCTGCCAGAGAGCATCCTGCTGGAGCTGTTCACACACATGCCCGCCCGCCAGCTGCTGCTGCACTGCCGCCTTGTCTGTAGCCTCTGGCGTGACCTCATCGACCTCGTGACCCTCTGGAAGCGCAAGTGCCTGCGAGAGGGCTTCATCACTGAGGACTGGGATCAGCCTGTGGCCGACTGGAAGATCTTCTACTTCCTACGCAGCCTCCACAGGAATCTCCTGCACAACCCATGTGCTGAAG AGGGATTTGAATTCTGGAGCCTGGACGTGAATGGAGGTGATGAATGGAAGGTGGAAGATCTCTCTGGAGACCAAAGGAAGGAATTCCCCAATGACCAGGTCAAGAAATACTTCGTGACTTCTTATTA CACCTGCCTCAAGTCCCAGGTGGTGGACCTCAAAGCCGAAGGGTATTGGGAGGAGCTGATGGACACCACACGGCCGGACATCAAGGTCAAGGACTG GTTCGCAGCCAGACCAGACTGCGGTTCCAAGTACCAGCTGTGTGTTCAGCTTCTGTCATCGGCGCATGCGCCTCTGGGGACCTTCCAGCCAGATCCAGCAACAATCCAGCAGAAGAGCGATGCCAAGTGGAGGGAG GTCTCCCACACTTTCTCCAACTACCCGCCCGGCGTCCGCTACATCTGGTTTCAGCACGGCGGCGTGGACACTCACTACTGGGCCGGCTGGTACGGCCCGAGGGTCACGAACAGCAGCATCACCATTGGGCCCCCTCTGCCCTGA
- the LOC118932100 gene encoding uncharacterized protein LOC118932100 isoform X2 produces MAVGNINELPESILLELFTHMPARQLLLHCRLVCSLWRDLIDLVTLWKRKCLREGFITEDWDQPVADWKIFYFLRSLHRNLLHNPCAEEGFEFWSLDVNGGDEWKVEDLSGDQRKEFPNDQHLPQVPGGGPQSRRVLGGADGHHTAGHQGQGLVRSQTRLRFQVPAVCSASVIGACASGDLPARSSNNPAEERCQVEGGLPHFLQLPARRPLHLVSARRRGHSLLGRLVRPEGHEQQHHHWAPSALTPHLPNPDW; encoded by the exons ATGGCTGTGGGAAACATCAACGAGCTGCCAGAGAGCATCCTGCTGGAGCTGTTCACACACATGCCCGCCCGCCAGCTGCTGCTGCACTGCCGCCTTGTCTGTAGCCTCTGGCGTGACCTCATCGACCTCGTGACCCTCTGGAAGCGCAAGTGCCTGCGAGAGGGCTTCATCACTGAGGACTGGGATCAGCCTGTGGCCGACTGGAAGATCTTCTACTTCCTACGCAGCCTCCACAGGAATCTCCTGCACAACCCATGTGCTGAAG AGGGATTTGAATTCTGGAGCCTGGACGTGAATGGAGGTGATGAATGGAAGGTGGAAGATCTCTCTGGAGACCAAAGGAAGGAATTCCCCAATGACCAG CACCTGCCTCAAGTCCCAGGTGGTGGACCTCAAAGCCGAAGGGTATTGGGAGGAGCTGATGGACACCACACGGCCGGACATCAAGGTCAAGGACTG GTTCGCAGCCAGACCAGACTGCGGTTCCAAGTACCAGCTGTGTGTTCAGCTTCTGTCATCGGCGCATGCGCCTCTGGGGACCTTCCAGCCAGATCCAGCAACAATCCAGCAGAAGAGCGATGCCAAGTGGAGGGAG GTCTCCCACACTTTCTCCAACTACCCGCCCGGCGTCCGCTACATCTGGTTTCAGCACGGCGGCGTGGACACTCACTACTGGGCCGGCTGGTACGGCCCGAGGGTCACGAACAGCAGCATCACCATTGGGCCCCCTCTGCCCTGACACCCCATCTGCCAAACCCCGACTGGTGA